A DNA window from Capnocytophaga sp. ARDL2 contains the following coding sequences:
- a CDS encoding DUF3408 domain-containing protein yields MKEKTPLINENELMELMAGTSSDVDAFSKTQEKNPQTTNEKPASKKESPRKVKSDNLSYETLFFRQGDTSAREGKSVYIRSEYHQRIARIVQVIGEDKISIYTYLDNVLKAHFEQYKQEITESFQEKYKPIF; encoded by the coding sequence ATGAAAGAAAAGACCCCCCTTATCAATGAAAACGAGCTGATGGAACTGATGGCAGGGACTTCTTCGGATGTTGATGCTTTTTCAAAAACGCAAGAGAAAAATCCTCAAACGACAAACGAAAAACCTGCTTCCAAAAAAGAATCGCCTCGAAAGGTAAAATCCGATAATCTTTCGTATGAAACCCTATTTTTTAGGCAGGGGGATACATCGGCAAGAGAAGGGAAGTCTGTGTATATTCGCTCGGAATACCATCAACGTATTGCTCGAATTGTTCAAGTTATCGGTGAGGACAAAATTAGTATTTATACTTATTTGGATAATGTTTTAAAAGCTCATTTTGAGCAATATAAACAAGAAATCACCGAAAGTTTTCAAGAAAAATACAAACCTATTTTTTAG
- the mobA gene encoding conjugal transfer protein MobA codes for MKDTLNTENTHYHRNNGRNKKLNPTTHRYVFRLNDEDNAKFLSLFEQSGMKIKAHFITSVLFSKEIKSVKIDKSVMDFYIKLTELYGQFRAVGVNYNQIVKILYRNFSEKKAAAYLFKLEQQTAQMVAICKEIMAISQQLEQHITEKNTKNGR; via the coding sequence ATGAAAGATACTTTAAATACAGAAAACACCCATTATCATCGCAATAATGGACGCAATAAGAAATTAAATCCGACTACACATCGGTATGTATTTCGGTTAAATGATGAAGATAACGCCAAATTTCTTTCCTTATTTGAACAATCAGGAATGAAAATCAAAGCTCATTTTATCACTTCGGTATTATTTTCCAAAGAAATCAAAAGTGTAAAAATCGATAAATCAGTAATGGATTTTTATATCAAACTCACCGAACTCTACGGACAATTTCGGGCAGTGGGCGTGAATTACAATCAGATAGTAAAGATTTTGTATCGCAATTTTTCCGAAAAGAAAGCTGCTGCCTATCTGTTTAAACTCGAACAACAAACCGCTCAAATGGTAGCTATCTGCAAAGAAATTATGGCTATTTCACAACAATTAGAACAACATATCACTGAAAAAAACACAAAAAATGGTCGCTAA
- the mobB gene encoding conjugal transfer protein MobB — protein MVAKIHRGSNLLGVLLYNHNKLDKQEATILHTQNIIQPVNGNIGTSEIIRSFAPYLFANQKTEKPILHISLNPNPKDAVSDEVFVKVAQQYMHEMGWGKQPFVVYKHSDIEREHIHIVSLGIDESGKKINDSFEKIRSMKVCRNIENEFGLTPAIANKKGVELENDFELTQKENHLATLKVDYTQNEVKKQIASAVRQVIKNYQFQSFGEYTALLSRFNVGIEKVEGELQGTFKKGLVYFALDENGNKASQPFKASKMVKSLGLPFLERQFQKHLNFHKTQDTDFLKGEILNAQHSTQSTKDFVKMLNTKNIDVVIRKNTEGRLYGITFIDHNSQCVYNGSRLGKIFSANSFDLWEKQVESNKKQEIKNQGGKNQRIHSKEQKPSNQSIREESNNHFSIDFQCNESYQKDFGTDSALHSFLNLFSLDTQAVNYEEESFIRQMQRKRKKKSKRITS, from the coding sequence ATGGTCGCTAAAATACATCGAGGAAGCAATCTTTTGGGAGTGCTTCTGTACAATCATAACAAATTAGACAAGCAAGAAGCTACGATTTTACACACTCAAAACATCATTCAGCCTGTCAATGGAAACATAGGGACATCGGAAATTATCCGTTCTTTTGCTCCGTATTTGTTTGCCAATCAAAAGACCGAAAAGCCAATTCTGCACATATCCCTCAATCCCAATCCAAAAGATGCCGTGTCTGATGAAGTTTTTGTAAAAGTAGCACAACAATATATGCACGAAATGGGGTGGGGTAAGCAACCCTTTGTGGTGTATAAACATTCGGATATTGAACGAGAACATATTCATATCGTATCGCTTGGCATTGATGAAAGCGGCAAAAAAATAAACGATTCATTTGAAAAAATCCGCTCAATGAAAGTGTGTAGAAATATTGAAAATGAATTTGGACTCACCCCTGCTATTGCTAATAAAAAAGGAGTGGAATTAGAAAATGATTTTGAGCTTACACAAAAGGAAAATCATCTTGCAACGCTCAAAGTGGACTACACTCAAAACGAAGTAAAAAAACAGATTGCTTCGGCAGTTAGGCAGGTCATAAAAAACTATCAGTTTCAGTCTTTTGGAGAATACACGGCTTTGCTTAGTAGATTTAATGTAGGCATCGAAAAAGTAGAAGGCGAATTGCAGGGTACATTCAAAAAAGGGTTGGTTTATTTTGCTTTGGACGAAAACGGCAACAAGGCAAGTCAGCCTTTTAAAGCCTCCAAAATGGTAAAATCCTTGGGACTTCCTTTTTTAGAAAGGCAATTTCAAAAACATTTGAACTTTCATAAAACACAGGACACGGATTTTCTAAAAGGTGAAATTTTAAATGCCCAACATTCCACTCAAAGTACAAAGGATTTTGTAAAAATGTTAAACACGAAAAATATAGATGTTGTCATACGAAAAAATACCGAAGGACGGTTGTATGGTATCACTTTCATAGACCATAATTCACAATGCGTATATAACGGCTCTCGGCTTGGAAAAATATTTTCTGCCAATAGTTTTGACTTATGGGAAAAACAAGTGGAAAGTAACAAAAAACAAGAAATCAAGAATCAAGGTGGCAAGAATCAAAGAATACATAGCAAGGAACAAAAACCAAGTAATCAATCTATTAGAGAAGAAAGTAATAACCATTTTTCTATTGATTTTCAATGTAATGAATCCTACCAAAAAGATTTTGGAACAGATTCGGCATTACATAGTTTTTTGAATTTATTTTCATTGGATACACAAGCCGTTAATTACGAGGAAGAAAGTTTTATCCGACAAATGCAACGAAAACGCAAAAAGAAATCTAAAAGAATCACCTCTTAA
- a CDS encoding class I SAM-dependent DNA methyltransferase, with the protein MEILILRSLCDRELKNSIKKYFYITDIQFIERIIKYFKQELLAVLFLFYIFVGCIKVFIMDNHYLTFKKNIVNLGFTTEDDCLYLIDNTDNLAEPQIQFHLDKARKLSASAIYLRKQLNGSYKPQVYLFDFTDRNFEETNESELAQIQTNIWSSGEAPLACIFYNTEIKILDCTKHITKEYKPEYLVKELKLTGKVHELYNEQFAVKIKSGIFWEEEELKNKFKFQNSAYDKLIDNIRYVSKKLTTKFSTISTEIVNKIIVQSILIKYLEETIDGNGNELLSKKYFQKYDNALSFSDILKQQGKFVELLSDLNKDFNGNVFRWDSAEEDNLKKLDLSILADLLSTNKTNLNSNQLELEFNDWRYFEFKFIPVELISRLYEEFLAEDKQDKGLYYTPSHLAKLLVDECIPLKKYKNIDLKEYTILDPACGSGIFLVVAFKRLVQIWRLQNNMATPNIDDLKSILKNIYGVDKEEQAVRLASFSLSLALCNELNPITILNELKFDDLTKTNLIHSDFFECKAIENKKFDLVIGNPPFVRGAISSYSNIWKVEDKKVKIPQGQIALKFLSESFSFLKPKGLISLIIKSSGLLYNSTSNEYKKILFSNFNVVQILDFTALARNKSLWDNGADVASAAIFIRNEKPDFYRNILHLTFRRTKATKERIVFEIDDYDLHFINRQTAIDNEFIWKINLLGGGRIKKILEKLEKLPLFKSFLISKGYTIQEGHGTLKTKSNNPTNINRRLISLKGIINKKIDANKIETISPEEMIKINNILPYHKPSLIISETIDIDSAIINLAINSNEDLVFKNRYVGVSSPNKDLKSLEFIFNNIVKYEKLYILQFIIKSAQLLGNRNTAILAYDLYNLRYVTEEFLSDFDYNIVEDVLNFFQKFLRNGENSKALQPIKQHNLFSIISNYGTEFSRALNTIYQNESHKFRLSDVVQLKNSLIATVFKYDNENTEPKFHKDLSELDIQGLTTNDISVYLSVNRIIKLYPEKDTIVFVKPNQYRYWLSLTAYRDADKCFSDFSNAGY; encoded by the coding sequence ATGGAGATTTTGATATTGAGGAGTTTGTGTGATAGGGAATTAAAAAACTCTATAAAAAAATATTTTTATATCACTGACATTCAGTTTATTGAAAGAATAATTAAATATTTTAAACAAGAATTATTAGCTGTATTATTTTTATTTTATATTTTTGTGGGTTGTATAAAAGTATTCATTATGGATAATCATTACCTAACTTTTAAAAAAAACATAGTAAATCTTGGATTTACTACAGAGGATGATTGCCTATACTTAATAGATAATACTGATAACTTAGCAGAGCCTCAAATTCAATTTCATTTGGATAAGGCCCGAAAATTAAGTGCTTCGGCTATCTATTTACGAAAACAACTTAATGGAAGCTACAAGCCTCAAGTATATCTGTTTGATTTTACCGATAGAAATTTTGAAGAGACAAACGAATCCGAACTAGCTCAAATTCAAACTAATATCTGGAGCAGTGGCGAAGCACCATTGGCTTGTATATTTTATAATACGGAGATTAAAATTCTTGACTGCACAAAGCATATAACAAAAGAATATAAACCCGAATATTTAGTAAAAGAGTTAAAGCTAACAGGAAAGGTTCACGAATTATATAATGAACAATTTGCTGTAAAAATAAAAAGTGGAATTTTTTGGGAAGAAGAAGAACTGAAAAATAAGTTTAAATTCCAAAATTCTGCTTATGATAAATTGATTGACAATATTCGTTATGTGTCAAAAAAACTAACTACTAAGTTTAGTACTATTTCAACTGAAATAGTTAATAAGATAATTGTTCAATCGATACTGATAAAATATTTAGAAGAAACCATTGATGGCAATGGTAATGAATTATTATCAAAGAAATATTTTCAAAAATACGATAATGCGTTGTCTTTTAGTGATATTTTAAAACAACAAGGTAAATTTGTAGAACTTCTTTCGGATTTAAACAAAGATTTTAATGGAAATGTATTTAGATGGGATAGTGCAGAAGAAGATAATCTAAAAAAATTAGATTTGTCTATTCTTGCTGATTTATTATCAACTAATAAAACAAACTTGAATTCTAATCAACTAGAATTAGAATTTAACGATTGGAGGTATTTTGAATTTAAGTTTATTCCTGTTGAGTTGATCAGTCGTTTGTATGAAGAGTTTTTAGCAGAGGATAAACAAGATAAAGGATTGTATTATACCCCCTCGCATCTAGCAAAATTATTGGTTGATGAATGTATTCCGTTAAAAAAATATAAAAACATTGACTTAAAGGAATATACGATTTTAGACCCAGCTTGTGGTTCGGGAATTTTTTTGGTAGTGGCTTTTAAGCGATTAGTGCAGATATGGCGACTCCAAAATAATATGGCAACTCCAAATATTGATGATTTAAAATCAATTTTGAAAAACATTTACGGTGTTGATAAAGAGGAACAAGCAGTACGATTGGCATCATTCAGCTTGAGTTTGGCTTTGTGTAACGAATTGAATCCTATTACAATTTTAAATGAATTGAAATTTGATGATTTAACAAAAACAAATTTAATTCATTCTGATTTTTTTGAATGTAAAGCCATTGAAAATAAGAAATTTGATTTGGTAATAGGAAATCCGCCTTTTGTAAGAGGTGCAATTTCTAGTTACTCAAACATTTGGAAAGTAGAGGATAAAAAAGTAAAAATTCCACAAGGACAAATAGCGTTAAAATTTCTTTCGGAATCATTCAGTTTTTTAAAACCTAAGGGATTGATTTCCTTGATTATAAAATCGTCAGGATTGCTATACAATAGCACTTCCAACGAATATAAAAAAATCTTGTTTAGTAATTTTAATGTTGTTCAAATATTAGATTTTACAGCATTGGCAAGGAATAAATCACTTTGGGATAATGGTGCTGATGTTGCATCTGCTGCCATATTTATTAGAAATGAAAAACCAGATTTTTATAGAAATATTTTACATTTAACATTTAGGAGAACAAAAGCAACCAAAGAGCGAATAGTTTTTGAAATAGATGATTATGATTTACATTTTATCAATCGCCAAACAGCAATAGATAACGAGTTTATTTGGAAAATAAATCTACTCGGGGGCGGAAGAATAAAAAAAATACTTGAGAAATTAGAAAAACTCCCATTATTTAAATCTTTTTTAATTTCAAAGGGATATACTATTCAAGAAGGGCACGGAACATTAAAAACTAAATCAAATAATCCAACTAATATAAACAGGAGGTTAATTTCTTTAAAGGGAATAATAAATAAAAAAATTGATGCAAATAAAATTGAAACTATTTCTCCTGAGGAAATGATAAAAATTAATAATATTCTTCCTTACCATAAACCTAGCCTTATCATTAGTGAAACGATTGATATTGATTCAGCTATAATTAATTTAGCTATTAATAGTAATGAGGATTTAGTTTTTAAGAATAGATATGTAGGAGTTTCTTCTCCCAACAAAGACCTAAAATCTTTAGAATTTATTTTTAACAATATAGTTAAGTATGAAAAACTTTACATTTTGCAATTTATAATTAAAAGTGCTCAATTATTAGGAAATAGAAATACTGCGATTCTTGCTTATGACTTATATAACTTAAGATATGTAACAGAAGAGTTTCTTTCAGATTTTGATTACAATATCGTAGAGGATGTATTGAATTTCTTTCAAAAGTTTCTTCGAAATGGAGAAAATTCAAAAGCCTTACAACCAATAAAACAGCATAATTTATTTTCCATTATTTCAAATTATGGAACCGAATTTTCACGAGCATTAAATACGATTTATCAAAACGAAAGCCATAAATTTAGACTATCTGATGTCGTTCAGTTGAAAAATTCATTAATAGCAACTGTTTTTAAGTATGATAATGAAAATACAGAACCTAAATTCCATAAAGATTTGTCTGAATTAGACATTCAAGGACTTACAACTAACGATATTTCGGTTTATTTATCGGTAAATAGGATAATAAAATTATATCCTGAAAAAGATACCATTGTTTTTGTAAAACCAAATCAATATAGGTATTGGCTTTCATTAACGGCTTACCGAGATGCAGATAAATGTTTTTCTGATTTTTCAAACGCAGGTTATTAG
- a CDS encoding ParA family protein, whose product MKAKNTKFVSFSTQKGGVGKTTFTVLVASLLHYRMGYNVAVLDCDYPQYSLSRMREQDLKTVMQNEHFKHTAHKQFSQINKKAYPIITCKPNEAIEKAQSFLAENPFQIDVVLFDMPGTVNTAGVLTVLSQMHHIFSPITADRVVIESTLSFTEVLSNIIAKNTQSAIESVHLFWNQVDGREKSPLYKIYEKVIADLNLPLMNAYISDSKRFSKDGTDNQKWAFRSTLLPADERLMKGCHLDDFITEFIQIVSL is encoded by the coding sequence ATGAAAGCCAAAAACACCAAATTTGTCAGTTTTTCTACCCAAAAAGGAGGAGTCGGTAAAACCACTTTTACCGTACTTGTAGCGAGTTTATTACACTATCGAATGGGATACAATGTAGCCGTTTTGGATTGCGATTATCCGCAGTATAGCCTGAGTCGTATGCGAGAGCAAGACCTTAAAACGGTAATGCAAAACGAACATTTTAAACATACTGCTCACAAGCAATTCAGTCAAATTAACAAAAAAGCCTATCCGATTATTACCTGTAAACCCAATGAAGCCATTGAAAAGGCACAATCTTTTCTTGCTGAAAATCCTTTTCAGATAGATGTGGTATTGTTTGATATGCCCGGTACGGTAAATACGGCAGGGGTGCTGACAGTGCTTTCACAGATGCACCATATTTTTTCACCCATTACCGCTGACAGGGTGGTCATTGAAAGTACACTGAGCTTTACCGAAGTCCTTTCCAACATTATCGCTAAAAATACCCAAAGTGCCATTGAAAGTGTACATCTGTTTTGGAATCAGGTCGATGGTAGGGAAAAATCGCCTTTGTATAAAATTTACGAAAAGGTAATTGCCGATTTGAACTTACCGCTGATGAATGCCTATATCTCTGATAGTAAGCGTTTTAGTAAAGACGGGACAGACAATCAAAAATGGGCGTTTCGTTCTACTTTATTACCTGCCGATGAACGATTGATGAAAGGTTGTCATTTAGACGATTTTATAACGGAATTCATTCAAATCGTTTCTCTATAA